The genomic window CCGAATTCGCTTTCCTCGCGTCGGACGAGCTGGTCGGAGCGATCCGCGCCGAGGCCCCGGACGCCGATGTCACCGCGCGGCTCACGCGCGTTTCCGTCGCCGACGGCGTCACCGCGTGGTTCGGGTCGGGGGACGGTGAAGAGGACCCCACGCGGACGATCGTCTTCGCCGACGTGACGGGCTTTTCGTCACCGCACCGCACCGAGGGCGCCCGCCACCGAATCCGCCAGGTGATGTTCAATCTCCTGCGCGGCGCCTTCGACGCGGCGAACGTCGTCTGGAACGACTGCCACGTCGAGGATCGCGGGGACGGGATGCTCATCGTCGCACCGCCCGGCGTGCTCGCCGATGCCCTGCTGGCCCCCATGCTGCCGAACCTCGCCGAGTCGTTGCGACGCCACAACGAGCGATCGGACGCGCCGGAGAGCTTCCAACTGCGCGTGGCGCTGGACACCGGCGTCGCCGTGTCCGAGCGGAACTCCCTGTTCAGTACGGCCATCATCGAGGCGGCCCGGATGCTGGACGCGCCGGAGTTCAAACAGCGAGCGGCCGACTCCAACGCCGACCTCGCCTTCATCACCTCCGAGGCTCTCTTCGAGGTGCTCATCGACGGCAGCGGGCGTCCTCTCGTCCCGTCGCGTTTCACCCAGGTGCCCATCGACGTGAAGGGCGAGCAGATCACCGCGCGGATGCGACTCTGGGACAGCACCGACGACGAGCCCCCCGCCCCCGTCGCGGCTTCCGTCGCACTCGGCCGGGACAACTCCGGGGAGCCGGTCGTCCTCGACCCGCTCGCGGACGGCCCGCACGGCCTGATCCTCGGCGCGATGGAAGAACGCGGCCCCGTCCTGCGCACGATCGTCGCGGCCCTGCCGCCCGCGGTGGACGTCATCGGGCTCGCGCTCGGCGAGAGCGCGTTCACGGAACGGACGGGCGGGTTGGTGCGGGTGGCGTCCGAACTGCTCGGCGACGAACAGCGCAGGAACGCTCTCCTCGCGATGCTGGTCGGCGAACTCGACCAGCGCCGAGGCGACGCCCGCGTCACCCCGCCCCTCGTCATCATCGTCGACCTGTCGCTCACGCTTCCGACGCATCTCCCCGAGTTGATCCGCCTGCTGCGCCAGATCGCGTCCAGCGGCGCGGCGGTCGGTGTTCACCTGATCCTCGCCGCGACGGAACTGGAGAACACGTCGCAGTGGAACTCGCTGCTGCCCCTGCTGAGCTGGCGCCTCGCCGCCGGTCCCATCACGCCCCGCGATTCCACGAGACTCTTCTCCCGCGCCATTCGCCTCACCCCCGGCGCTGCCTACCTGACCCGCGCCGACGAGCCCGGCCGCGTCGTGCACATTGCGCAGGCGGACAGCGCTTCCTTCGAGCCCCCGCGAGACGAGGCGGAGATCCTTCGGAACCGCGTCCAACTCGCGCGCGCTCTCTTTGACGCAGGCGATCTCACGCAAGCCCGCGAGGCTGCTCTTGCGGCGCTCGACAGAGCTCTGCGGCCGAGCGAGGAGGCCCCGGAGAATTTGGATCTTCGCGAACAAGCGGCGGACGTCGTGGCCAGGATCGCCCCCGACGACTCGGTCGCCGTCTATCGGGAACTCGTGCGGGACTCCGAACGTCTCGTCGGAAAATGGCACGCGGACACGTTGCGGCGAAGATTGTCCCTTCGGAGTCTTCTCCTCAAGAAAGGGCCGTGGGAGGCAGCCCGGTCGGTCGCAGAGGAGCAAATCCAGGCGCTCCGCGATGGTGCGACCGACGACCCGGGTCTTCTTCCGACGCTCGCCGGTGAACTCATCGATTACTCGTCGCTGCTTTTTGACGGCGAACAGAAGAACGAATCACTGCGCGCGGCAGATGAGGCGTTCACGCTTCTCCTGACGTACACCGAGACGAATCCTCAGTCGACATCTTCAACCATCTCGTATGCTTTTCAACGCCTGTCCGACTACTACTGGGAATTCGGACGACCGAACGAGGCCGTGGCGACGATAGCCAAGGCCGCCGATTTCCGGCGGCGCCTGGTGGATGATAACGGAAACAGCCATGCATCACTTTCGCCCGCCCTCTTCATTTACGCCGAGCGCCTGGAGGCGGTGGGCAAGACGCGTGAGGCTCTCGACGCCCTGGCCGAAGCGCTCGCGAACCTGAGGAGCCCGACGCCCCTGTCACTCGGCGTCGGGTGGACCAAGCTGGCGCGAACCTTCGCCGGGCGGCTTTCGACCGAGGGCGCCGATGCTCCGATCGAAGCTCTCCGTACGTTGGTCCCGGCGCTTCGGAGTTTGTACGCCGAGAGCCCCGACTACTTCCGCGAAACGCTCGGCGAGCTGCTGGAGGACCTCGGCGGCCGTCTGGTCGATGCCAGGCGATGGGCGGACGCGTCGCCCGTGATCGAAGAGGCCGTGCAAATTCGCCGCGAGCAGCACGGGAAGTCATATGGGGATGCTTCCGCCCTGCTCGCTGCGGATCTCGTTGTGCTGGGACGCGTTCTGACCCATGTCGGCCGGATCGAGGATGCCGTCGACTCCTGCACGGAGGCTGTCCGGCTGTTCCGGGATCTGGATGACGGGTCCGGGCAGGCCCGGGCGGTGAGCGGTCTCGGTGTCGCCTTGCGCGCTCTCGGACGGTTCGAGGACGCGCGCGAGCACTTCCGGACGGCGGCGTCCATCGCTCGGGACGCCGACGATCTCGACGTCCGGGTCGAGGCGCTCGCCGACGAAGCCCGCACCTTTGCGATGGAACAGCGCGATGAGGATGCCGTGAGCGTGCTTCGGGAGGCCGCCGACATTTGCCGGGAGGCCGAGGAGCCTGTGCGGGAGAGCACGCTTCTCAATGAGATCGGGCGTACCGAACGAGTGCGGCAGCAGTTTGAGCGAGCCGTCACAGCGCACCGCGAAGCGTTCCATCTCGCGCAGCGCATCGGCGACCGGAAGCTGGAGGCGGAGTTCGCGTCCGAACTCGTCCGGAGCCTGATCGACAACGGAGGCCTCAGTGAGGCTGCGGCCGTCCAGCGGCACGCGATCGACGTGCACCGGGTGCTCAAGGACCGTTCGGGTGAGGCGGACGGCTGGCGGCGGCTCGGCCGGATCGAGAATGACGCCGGACACGTGTCGGAGGCCGCGGTCGCCTACGCGAAGGCCATCGGCTGTTTCGTGCTGGCGGGGAACCGTGCGGCGGCCGGAGAGGCCATGAACCAAGTCGCGGAGGCGCGGCTCGTGCTCGGCGACGGCGAAGACGCGCTCGACGCCGCGAACGACGCCGTCGTCGTCTTCCGTGACCTTTCTCGCGCGGAACCGCGCCACGACAACGGGCTCGCGCATTCCCTCTTCTTGCGCCGGCGCATCTTCGAGAGCATCGGACGGCCGGACGACGCGGCGGCGGATGAGCGGGAGGCGCTACAGATCCGCGCACGGCTCGAAGGCGAGTCCAGCGGGGATGAGGCGCCGCCGGACGCCGGCTAGGGAAGGGTGCCGAGTTCTTCTCGGGCGGTGGTGCGGAGGCGGCGGAGGGCGGTGGCGAGGGACGCGCGTTCTTCGGAGGTGAGCGGGCCGGCGAAATGGCGGCGCAATGTCTCGGCGTGGACGTACAGGGCTTCGGCCAGTTTGGTCTCGCCGGCCTCGGTGATCGCGACGTTCTGGCGGCGGCGGTCGCCTTCGGCCGTCGTGCGGACGACCAGGCCCTGCGCCTCCATCCGGTCGATCAGGCGGGTCATGCCGCCGCTGGTGAAGGTGAGCTGGCCCGCGAGCGTGCCCATCGTCGCACGGCACGCGTCGCCCGTCGGGGACAGCCGCAGCAGCACCTCGAACATCGAATGCTTGATGCCGCAGCGGCGTTCCAGTTCGCGGTTCGCGACGCGTTCCAGCAGTGTCGCCGCACCGAGCAGCGACCCGAACTCCCGGACCACGTCCGGGACCACGGCCTCGTCCGCAGTCTCCATCGCCATGCCTCCCCGTTGCCCCCGACTCCTACAGTCGCCCGAGTTCCCGGCTTATTCCCTCCCCGACGGCGAACGCCCCGCGCGGCGGGAGCCGGGCGGGGCGCCTCGGCGCCGGTCAGTTCTTCTTCGTCGGGGACGTGCTGGGGCTCGCCGTGGGGAGCGTGGAGCCGTTCTGGTTCTGCGCCTGAGTCTGGTCGTTCTCGCCGGACGCGTACTGCTTCGTCACCTTCCACCTGCCGCCGATCTTGGCGAGCGCGAGGCGGATGAGGTTCGCGGGGGCCTGGGTGGCGCCCTGCGGGGTGCTGCCCTCGATGTCGACCTGGACGACGGCCGTCGCGAACTTGTCGTTGACGTCCCCGACGAACACGGCCACAGACCGGGACGTCAGCGACGCCGTGGACTGCCCCGACTTGAACGTGTTGACGATCCCGGGCGCCGTCTGGTTCTTGTACCGGTCGAGCAGGTCGCCGCCCATGAGCTTCTCGGCGGCGGCGATCTGCTGCTGGTAGTTGGACGCGTTGTAGTTCGCCGCGACGTCCCCGTACTGCCGGGCGATCTTCGCGACGGCCGCGCGCTCGTCCGCCTCGGACGCCTTGCCGCTCGCCGACCGCCACTGCCAGACCGCGAGCGACGCGAGGACGGCCACGACGACGATCAGCGCGACGGCCTGCGGCAGCGGGAGCCCGAGCAGCACCGGACGGGCGGGAGCGGGAGCCTCCGGCTCGTCCTTCGCGGCGGCCTTCTCCAGCTTCGGCGCGGGCTTCGGCGCGGCCTTCGCGGCGGGCGCGGGCTCGCCCTCGGGCTCGTCCTCGGCGTCGATGCGGGCGAGGACGTCGTCCAGTTCCTCGTCGTCCTCGATCACCTCGATGACGCGGACGCGGCGCTTGCGCCGGCCCGTCCCGGACGCCTCGGGTGCCTCGGGTGCTTCGGACGCCTCCGACGGCTCGGTCGAGGACGCGGCGGGGGACTCCTCCTCGGCCGCGACCTGCGCGGTCTCGGCGACGTCGTCGGCGTCGCCGGTGTCCCGGTTGGTCTTGGCTGTCACTGCGCGCACTCCTCGGTTTCGGGGGTCAGTTCTTCCGGCGTCGCGGGCGCCGAAGCGGCACGCGGAGGCGGGTGAGGCGTGCCACGGCGGGCACATAGCCCGCGACGACCCGGATCAGCACCAGCAGGGCGAGGACCGGAGGAACGTACATTAGCCAACCCGGCACTCCGGTAGAAGGGCCGTCACTGTCGGTGTTCGCGACGTTGGCGGCGTTCACCGGACGATCCAGCGCCGGGTCGTGGGTGGGAATGGTCGCGCCGGGGTCTTTGGCCTTGTAGGGCGCCTGGGCGCCGACGTGCGGCGTGCTGCCGTCCGGGCACGTGATCGGGGCGTTCACGCCGGGCTGCGGCAGCGGGTACTTGTACTCCAGCGTGGCGGTCGTCCGCAGAGTGATCATGAAGACGACGTTCAGAACCGGCTTCCCGCCCGCCGTACCGATCACGTTGTGCAGAACGGTGTTCAGAGTGGGCGCCGCCGCGAGAACGGACGACAGGTCCTTCAGGTAATCGCGGTTGTACCGAGTGATCCCCAGGGTCCCGAGCGAGTCCACCGTGCACTCGAAGTTCTGCCCGCTCCGTTCGAGCAGCCCGTTCACCGTCGAGAGCAGGCCGGGCCCGCGATCGCGCAGTTCGGCGAGCTGCCCCCGGACCCGGCCGAGCGCGGCCGTCACGGCGGCGAGGTTGTCGATGCCCGCGCCGAGGCTGCCCCGGTTGGCGTTGAGGACGTCCCCGATCCGCCCGAACTCCCGCGTGAGCCGGTCCAGCAGCTCACTGTTGGCGGCGAACGTGGCCGAGAGCTGGTCGCCGCCGTCGATGATCTGGCGGAGGGAGTCCTCGCGTCCGGCGAATCCGGCCGCCAGCTCGTGCGTGAGGATCTTGGCGTCCGCCGGATTGATCGCCTTCAGCGAGTCCACGACGGCGGCGAACAGGTCCCCGTACTTGGGCGGAACGGACGTCCGGCTCACCGGGATCACCGACCCGGGCTTCAAGGCGGGCGCGTTCGCCCCGGACGGCCCGGGGGTCAGCTCCACGACCGGCTCCCCCACCGCCGACTTGCGCGCGGCGGCGGCCCGGACGCCCGCGGGCACCTTCACCCCGCGGTCGATGTCGAGTTTGACGACGACCCGGTCCTTCACCAGCCGCACCGAGTCGATCTTGCCGATGCGCAGCCCGAGATAGTCGACCTCGAAATCGGGATGCAGGCCGGGCGACGACTCGAACTCCACGACCAGCCGGTACGGACGGTCGATGAAGTCGAAGTGCACCACGTTCCGGAACGCCCACACGACCATGACGGCCGCGAGCGCCGCGAACACCGCGAGGTTGATCGTCAGCCGCCGCGTCATCGCTGCCCCTCCAGCCACTTGGCGAGGTCCGGGAACGCCTTGCGCAGTTCGGGCGGCAACTGGAACCCGGGCTGCTTCTTCGGGGCCGGCGACTTCTTCGGCGACGGCGTGGGCGACGCCTTGGGCGCGGCCTTCGGCTGGTCGGGAATCAACGGGTCGCCGTTCGGCCAGGTGATCCGCAGGATCGGGTACAGGAGGATCTGCCCGTCCCAGGTGGCCTTCGGCAGCTTCTCGTCGAACTCGACCAGCCCGTTCACCAGCGCGGTCAACCGCCGCCGGTTGTTCCCGAGCTGCGCCAGGACGGGGTCGAGGTCCGACAGCAGCGTCCGGAACCGGGCGACGCGTCCTTCGAGCACCTTGTCGTTCAGTTCGCGGGCCATCATCGTCAGCTTCTCGACGGCATTGATGATCTTGCCCTTGTCGTCGTTGAGCACTTGCGACGCCTTGGCCAGCTCACCCGGCGCGCGGCCCAGCGCGTCCTTGCCCTGTGCCAGCGACCGCCCGAGCCGCGCGAAGTTGTCGACCGCCTCGCCGAGCGCACGGCGCTGGTCGGCGAACATCTGCAACAGCTCGGCGGACTTGCGGATCGTGCTGTTGAGCCGCGGCCCGTTGCCGTCCAGCGCGGTCGCGCCCGCGTTCACGACGGTCGCGACGTCGTTGCCCGCGAGCGCCTGCAGCAGCGGCCCGGCCTGCCCGACGACCTGCTCGAACGACGGCTGGACGCTCGTGTCGGTGATCGCGGCGTGGTTCGCCAGGAACGGCCCGGTGTCGAGCCGGCCGCCGGGCGGCAGCACGAGGTCGACATAGTTCTCACCGAGCAGCGAGGTCACCTTCACCTCGGCGCGGGTGCCGACCGGCAGCCGGACCCCGTCCTTGATCGACATCGTGACCCGCGCGCGGTAGCCCGAGACGAGCCGGACGCCCGTGACGCTGCCGACCGTCACGTCCGACAGCTTGACGCTGTGCCCGGCGACGAGCCCCTGCGCGTCGGTGAACGTCGCGGTCAGCGAGACCCGGCCGTGCGGGGCGCCGGCCGTCCGCAGCGAGCAGCCCGACAGCGCGGCGAGGACGAGCACGAGCGCGAGGACGCGTCTCACCGGCCACCTCCGTTCATCGAGAACGGGCAGTTGGAGTTGGGTTTGGGCAGCGGGCATCCGACCTCGTCGGTGTCCAGCAGCCCCTTCAGCCAGGTGCGCAGGAACGCGTCGGCGGCGAACCGGAGCTGGAGCGACTTGGTCTTCGGGTTGTAGCCGCCGATGAACGCCGAGCTGATGCCCGGCAGCACGTCGATGAGCTGCGCGAGCTGCTTGGCGTTCCCCTTGAGGACGAGCGCGACCTTCGTGAGCACCATGAGGTCGTAGGGCAGTTGCCCCTTGTACTTGTCGACGAGCTTGCCGCCGCTCTCGGCGAGGTCCAGCACGCCGGAGATGAGCTGCTGGAGTTCGCCGCGCTCGGCGCTGAGCACCTGGCTGGCCTGCCCGAAGTCGCGGATGACGGTGCCGAGGACCTGCTCGCGGCCCCGCACGACCCCGGCCATCCGGTCGAGGTTGCGCGCGACCGCGACGAGCTGCTGATCCTGCCCCGCCACGTTCTCCACGAGCCGCGCGCTCTGCTCCAGCGTCGCGTTGAAGTCGCCGCCGTTGCCGTTGACGGACGTCGCCGCGCCGTGCAGGGCCGTGTTGACCTTCGTCGGGTCCAGCGCCTTGGCGAGGTCGGTGAACGAGCTGAGCGCGTCGTCCACCTCGACGGGGACGTGGGTGCGCTCGATCGGGATCCGGTCCCCGGTCTCCTTCGGCTCGCCGGGCCTCCACGCCGGGTGCAGGACGAGGTTGCGCTCCCCCACCAGGTTCAGCGGGACGATCGACGCCTGCACCCCGCGCGGCAGCGGCACGTCCTTGTCGATGTGGAACACGACCTCGATGTGGTCGCCCCGGTTCCGGACCTTGTCGACCAGCCCGACGTCCGCGCCCATCACCTTGACCTTGGACTGCGGGTAGAAGGAGCGGGCCTTCGACAGCTCGACGGTCATCGTCCGCGTGTCCCCGGACGGCCCGATCGCGCAGCCGCCCGCCGAGGCGGCGAGCACGAGCGCGGCCAGCGCGCCGAGGAACCGTCCGCGTCGCATCACTTGCCTCCCCGCCGAGTGGACACCGGGCCCTGCGGTTGCAGCGGGCCGAGGCCGGTGAGCAGGCCCTCGATCCACGCGCCGTTGCCCTTGAGGTTGGCGATCTGCTGGAACGTCGGGCCGAGCAGCGAGAAGTCGGTGTTCAGCGCGTCCATGTTGGGCGCGAGCCGGGTCGTCAGCAGGTGCAGGTTGTCGAGGAGCTGGTCGATCTGCCGGCGGTTGCGGTCGATGACGTTCGACAGCGTCCGGACGGTCCGGCTGCCGGACCCGATGGCGGCGGCCAGCTCGTCCCGGCGCTGGACGAGCGTGGCCAGCAGCGTCCGGCTCGCGTCGAGGATCTGCCGGAGTTCGGCGTCCTTGGCGGCGAGCGTGCCGGTGATCTGCCTGCTGTTCTCGATGAGCCTCTGCACCTGCGGCGTCGCGTCGTTGAGCGTCCGCGACACGTCCTGGACGTTCACGAGCACGCGCCGCAGTTGCTCGGCGCTCGGCGTCCGGATCTTGCCGACGGACGTGAGGAGCCGGTCGATGCTGCGCTCGTCCAGCTTCCCGACGATGTTCTGGGCGCTCTCCAGCGCGTCCGGGACGGTGAACGGCACCGACGTCCGCTCCAGCGGGATCCGCCGCCGCGCCTCGGGCAGGTCCGCGAGATACGGCGCGCTGACCGGCCCGGACAGGCGAAGGTAGCGTCCGCCGAGCAGCGTGGTCGTCTCGATCGCGGCGCGGGTGCCGGGGCCGAGGTCGATGCCGCGGTCGACGTGCCAGGTGATGAGGACGCGGCCGTGCTCGAAGTCGGGCCGGACGGAGGTGACCCGTCCCGCCTTCACCCCCGCGACCCGGACGTCCTGGCCCTTCTTCATCCCGGCCGTGTCGGCGAACTCGCCGCTCATCGTGTAGCCCCGGTCGAGCAGGTGGAGCTGCCCGAGCGCGAAGGCGAACACGCACACCGCGCCGAGGGCGCCGAGCGTGAGGACGGCGATGACCTTCTGGTTCACGTCCCGCAGGGACTTCAGCGGGCTCATTTCGCGGCGCCTCCCGTCAGCATCGCCTTGAGCTTGGCGAGGTCGGCCGGCTCGGGCGGACTGCCCGCCTTCTGCCCGGGACCGGGCGGCAGGCTCATCGGGAACGGGCACGGCCCGGGGACGATGTTCAGGCAGAGCGCGTCCGTGCGCAGGTAGTGGCCGCCGTTCGCGGCGGAGAAGAGCTGCCGGAGCGTCAGCGGCAGGCCCTGGACCATGCGTTCGAGCTGGTCCACGTTGATGCGGAAGGTGCCGCTGAACTTGGCGAGGTTGTCCACGATGCGGGCCAGCTCGGCATCGTTGCCGCCGAGGACGCGGTCCAGGTTCGTCGTGACGCCGCCGACCTGGACGATCGCGCTCTCCAGCAGCTTCCTGTTGTCGGCGAAGACCTTCGCCAGCTCGGCGAGGTTGTCGACGCTCGCGGCGATCTGCCGGTCGCGGGCGGCGACGGCGGCGCTGACGGTCTCGTAGTCGTCGATCATCCCGCTGATCGTGGAGCGGCGGGCGGCGAACGTCTGGAGCAGGCCGTCCAGGCTGTCGGTGAGCAGCGACAGGTTCTGCTCGTTGCCGTCCAGCGCCTGCGCGAACGCGAAGAGGATCTTGTTGAGCTGGTTCGGGTCGAGGTTGCGGGTCAGCGGGCCGAGGCTGTTGACGACGTCGCCGAGGTCCACGACCGACCGCGTGTGCGGGACGCGGGAACCGTCGTGGAGCATCGACGTGCTGCGTCCCGGTTCGAGGTAGACGACGCGCTGGCCCATCACGTTGCGCCAGCGGATCGCGGCGGTGGAGTCGTCCGGCAGCCGGACCTCCTTGTCCACGGCCAGCGCCACGACCGCCTTGCCGCGCACTACCTTGATCGACTTCACCTGGCCCGCCGGGGTACCCGCGACCTTGACCGCGTCGCCGGTCATCAGGCCGGTGACGTCGTCGAACACGGCGGTGACGCGGTACCGGTCGCGGAAGCTCGTGCCGAGGATCTGCTGGCCGATGAAGAAGGTCAGCAGGCCGGTGACCACGACGAAGACGGCGAACTTCGCGACGACGGAGTACGCGGGGCCGCGCCTCATCGGCTCGCCTCCTTCGGGCAGACGTCCACGAGCACCTGGCAGAGGTCGAGCGGGAGCGTGTTGCTGACCTGGCCGACCATCGTCCCGTTCGGGCCCGGCAGCCGGATGATCTTGCCGAGCAGGTCGAAGAAGCCGTTCAGGCCCGAGATCAGGGTCGGGATGTTGTTCCGGCGGGCGTTGAGCGTCCCGGCGACCCCGGCGGTCGCGTCCAGGACGCGGGCGAGGTTGCGGCCGTGGCCGTCGAGCGTGGTGCCGACCGTCCCGGCGACGCGTCCGGCCTGGTCCAGCAGCCGCGCGACGTTGTCCGGACGGTCGTAGACCACGGGCGCGAGCCCGTTCGCGCTGTTCACCGCGCTGACGAGCGACGGCCCGTGGTCGGCGAGGGTGCCCGACAGGCCGGTGAGGTCGCCGATCAGGGAGCGCAGGACGTCCTTGTCGGCGTAGGTGCCGTCGACGACCGTCGACAGGTTCCCGAGCGTGCGGTTCAGCGTCGGGCCGCGTCCGTCCAGGCCCGCCCCGAACGTGTGCAGCAGCGTGGCGACCTCGTCCGGGTCGATCGCGCGGGTGAGCCGGTAGGCGGGCCAGGCGGTGTCGGAGATCTCCCGCGGGTCGCGCGTCCGGGCGATCCGGCCGCCGTCGGCGAGGTACGGGCCGGTCAGCTCGCCCGCGCCGAGGTCCAGCTCGATGTCCTTCGGCCCGAACACCGACACCGGCTCGATCGCGGCGGTCGCGGTGCGGGCGACGCGGACGCCCTTGTCGATCCGCATCCGCACGGCGACGCGCCCGTCGTGCTGGAGCCGGACGGACGCGACCGTCCCGACCGTGATGCCGCGCACCTTCACGTCCGACTTGCCGGGATCGAGGCCCTGCCCGGCGCGGGTGAACGACGCGGTCACCGTCGTGGACCCGGCGTGCGACGGCGTGGCCTCGACGACGACCCCGGCCGCCGCGGCGGCGATCGTCCCGGCCCCGAGGAGCGCGAACAGCGTCCGGGAGCGCGCGGAGAGGTTGGCGTCGCTCATCCGGTCAGCCTCACCGTTCCGCCGTGGCCCCAGAAGATGTACGACAGGACGAGGTTGACGAGGATCATCAGGATCGTGGACTCGCGGATGGCCCGTCCCGCCGCGACGCCCACGCCCACCGGCCCGCCCGCCGCGTGGTAGCCGCGGTAGCAGTGGATGAACATGATGATGAACGCGAACACCGCGACCTTCACCGCGCTGTAGAACACGTCGATCGGCGGCAGGTAGAGGTGGAAGTAGTAGTCGTAGATCCCGGGCGACAGGCCGTAGTACTGGATCGAGATGAACCGCGTCGCGAAGAACGCCATGAACAGCGACACCAGGTACAGCGGGACGAGCGCGATGACCCCGGCCGCGACGCGCGTCGCGACGAGGTAGGCGAGCGAGTTGACGCCCATGACCTCCAGCGCGTCGATCTCCTCGGAGATCCGCATCGCGCCGATCTCGGCGGTGAAACCCGTCCCGACCTGCGCGACGAGCGCGACCCCGGCGATGATCGGGGTGACCTCGCGGACGTTGGAGTAGCTCGCGACGAGCCCGGTGAACGCCTCGGCGCCGATCCGCTCCAGCCCGGGGAACGCCTGGAGCCCGACCATCGCGCCGGTCGCGAGCGCCATCGTGGCGATCACGAAGATCATGCCGCCGCCGATGACGAGCGCGCCGACGCCGATCGTGATGTCGCTGACCTGCTTGGCGAGCGTCCTGCCGTACTTGCGGCGGACGATGATGTCGACGACCAGGTGGTACAGCACCCGGCCGAGGAAGATCGGCAGGCTGGCCGAGTCGGCCAGGCCCGCGGACCGGCCGCGGACGGCCCGGCCCAGCCTGCGCGCGGAGGGGGTGGCGGCCATTCAGAACCTCGGGGGGAAGAGGACCTGGTAGATCATGGTGAGCACGTAGTTGAACGCGAACACCACGATCGACGTCACCACCACCGCCCGGTTCACCGCGCGTCCGACGCCGACCGGCCCGTAGTCGCAGTTCATGCCCATGTGGCAGGCGACCGCGGCGGCGACGAACCCGAAGATCCACGCTTTGAACAGGGTGATGAGGAGGTCCGGGAACTGGAGCAGGGTCGTCGCGCCGTCGAAGAACGCGCCCGGGCTGACGCCCTGCTCGATGACGTTGAAGTAGTAGCCGCCGAGCACGCCCGCGAGGATCACCACCGAACACAGCAGCGCCGAGACGGTGCTCGCCGCCCACAGCCGCGGCGTGACGAGCCGGTGGACGGGGTTGATGCCCATGACCTCCATCGCGGCCAGCTCGTCGCGGATGTTGCGCGCGCCCATGTC from Actinomadura rubteroloni includes these protein-coding regions:
- a CDS encoding SAV_2336 N-terminal domain-related protein encodes the protein MLWLAAHLPASQAPRARPEREPDAADPAPLPAVPPPPPPEPPAALHPRGAPTESAGDALSVLVPTAPMLPDPLAVQRALRPLKRRIPSRTARELDEEATAARIADTGRWSPVMVPAPERWLTLTLVVDTGPTMGLWRPLARELAETLVRQGAFRDVRVVFLARSGRVLSGGRALDPSTLLDPTGRHAILVLSDCSGPHWWDGGARRTVRRLASAGPVAILQPLPERLWRRTAAPTLPGLAALPRPAAPNRDLRFVPYDGDAPDGLRVPVLHAAPRWFAGWARLLAGGGPEATAVAVFPPNPPAASPVRRERDLPIGDRVRRFLTSASPEAAELAAHVAVSEPSLPVMRLIQRRILGASGPAQLAEVLLSGLLRPVAGEDGRYAFVPGARDALLATLPRPAAQHTRYVLRAISAEIKRRAGTAAEHFPALLHSPGGTHTITTDDHEFAHVGPGTRAHLQPGAPRTETVAQLRCAVAAEIIRSGDPLHRTFRLQSILLDAGALARLPPPDLRHDGDRIVATYPADVGPRQIMGLLLPALRMTLDGHNKYATERVRLRVVFHAGSLPEVENVQDPAFERLDLLLRTLAYRESLNGRGTEFAFLASDELVGAIRAEAPDADVTARLTRVSVADGVTAWFGSGDGEEDPTRTIVFADVTGFSSPHRTEGARHRIRQVMFNLLRGAFDAANVVWNDCHVEDRGDGMLIVAPPGVLADALLAPMLPNLAESLRRHNERSDAPESFQLRVALDTGVAVSERNSLFSTAIIEAARMLDAPEFKQRAADSNADLAFITSEALFEVLIDGSGRPLVPSRFTQVPIDVKGEQITARMRLWDSTDDEPPAPVAASVALGRDNSGEPVVLDPLADGPHGLILGAMEERGPVLRTIVAALPPAVDVIGLALGESAFTERTGGLVRVASELLGDEQRRNALLAMLVGELDQRRGDARVTPPLVIIVDLSLTLPTHLPELIRLLRQIASSGAAVGVHLILAATELENTSQWNSLLPLLSWRLAAGPITPRDSTRLFSRAIRLTPGAAYLTRADEPGRVVHIAQADSASFEPPRDEAEILRNRVQLARALFDAGDLTQAREAALAALDRALRPSEEAPENLDLREQAADVVARIAPDDSVAVYRELVRDSERLVGKWHADTLRRRLSLRSLLLKKGPWEAARSVAEEQIQALRDGATDDPGLLPTLAGELIDYSSLLFDGEQKNESLRAADEAFTLLLTYTETNPQSTSSTISYAFQRLSDYYWEFGRPNEAVATIAKAADFRRRLVDDNGNSHASLSPALFIYAERLEAVGKTREALDALAEALANLRSPTPLSLGVGWTKLARTFAGRLSTEGADAPIEALRTLVPALRSLYAESPDYFRETLGELLEDLGGRLVDARRWADASPVIEEAVQIRREQHGKSYGDASALLAADLVVLGRVLTHVGRIEDAVDSCTEAVRLFRDLDDGSGQARAVSGLGVALRALGRFEDAREHFRTAASIARDADDLDVRVEALADEARTFAMEQRDEDAVSVLREAADICREAEEPVRESTLLNEIGRTERVRQQFERAVTAHREAFHLAQRIGDRKLEAEFASELVRSLIDNGGLSEAAAVQRHAIDVHRVLKDRSGEADGWRRLGRIENDAGHVSEAAVAYAKAIGCFVLAGNRAAAGEAMNQVAEARLVLGDGEDALDAANDAVVVFRDLSRAEPRHDNGLAHSLFLRRRIFESIGRPDDAAADEREALQIRARLEGESSGDEAPPDAG
- a CDS encoding MarR family winged helix-turn-helix transcriptional regulator, with amino-acid sequence MAMETADEAVVPDVVREFGSLLGAATLLERVANRELERRCGIKHSMFEVLLRLSPTGDACRATMGTLAGQLTFTSGGMTRLIDRMEAQGLVVRTTAEGDRRRQNVAITEAGETKLAEALYVHAETLRRHFAGPLTSEERASLATALRRLRTTAREELGTLP
- a CDS encoding MCE family protein — encoded protein: MTRRLTINLAVFAALAAVMVVWAFRNVVHFDFIDRPYRLVVEFESSPGLHPDFEVDYLGLRIGKIDSVRLVKDRVVVKLDIDRGVKVPAGVRAAAARKSAVGEPVVELTPGPSGANAPALKPGSVIPVSRTSVPPKYGDLFAAVVDSLKAINPADAKILTHELAAGFAGREDSLRQIIDGGDQLSATFAANSELLDRLTREFGRIGDVLNANRGSLGAGIDNLAAVTAALGRVRGQLAELRDRGPGLLSTVNGLLERSGQNFECTVDSLGTLGITRYNRDYLKDLSSVLAAAPTLNTVLHNVIGTAGGKPVLNVVFMITLRTTATLEYKYPLPQPGVNAPITCPDGSTPHVGAQAPYKAKDPGATIPTHDPALDRPVNAANVANTDSDGPSTGVPGWLMYVPPVLALLVLIRVVAGYVPAVARLTRLRVPLRRPRRRKN
- a CDS encoding MCE family protein, producing the protein MRRVLALVLVLAALSGCSLRTAGAPHGRVSLTATFTDAQGLVAGHSVKLSDVTVGSVTGVRLVSGYRARVTMSIKDGVRLPVGTRAEVKVTSLLGENYVDLVLPPGGRLDTGPFLANHAAITDTSVQPSFEQVVGQAGPLLQALAGNDVATVVNAGATALDGNGPRLNSTIRKSAELLQMFADQRRALGEAVDNFARLGRSLAQGKDALGRAPGELAKASQVLNDDKGKIINAVEKLTMMARELNDKVLEGRVARFRTLLSDLDPVLAQLGNNRRRLTALVNGLVEFDEKLPKATWDGQILLYPILRITWPNGDPLIPDQPKAAPKASPTPSPKKSPAPKKQPGFQLPPELRKAFPDLAKWLEGQR